The following nucleotide sequence is from Bacteroidota bacterium.
CATTCGCTCTCCTCACTCGCCCGATGAGAAGGTGCATATTGCCTCAGTCGATAAGTTTTACGATTTTCTCAAAGCCACCCTGGAGGCCATCGGGTAATTTCTTTTGTGATAAGCAATTTATTTTTAATTGTGTAATATAGTGCCTTTATTAACCAATAGTTAAGTTTCAAAATAATCTAAACAGAATAGAAATGCGCCGTTTTTTTTCGATTGCCATCTTTTTTATTTTGATATCGACTGCCTGCAGCTCGAATCATCAGATTGATCAAGATACTTCCTATATTTTCCAAAACAACCAACTGGAGATTGCAACTAAATCCGGAAACTACAAAGTGTTTGCCGTGGATGAGCAGATTGTAAGAATAAGCTTTTCCGACAGCCTTATGTCTGGTAATCGGGTATATGGTCCGATACTTCATGAGCCCATAAAAGCCAAGGTGAAACGCACAGATAGCTTGTTAGTTTTCACAACGGGAAAGGTAAAGGTCGAAATTTCTTTTTCTCCGGTGCATTTCACATTTTACGATTTGGAAACCGGCATCAAACTGGAAGAAGACAAAGGCTTTCATTATCGAGATAATCTAACTGCCTTTAGCTTTAAGTTAAGCCCAGGAGAAGCCATTTATGGAACCGGATCGCGTGCCATACCTCAGAACAGGCGAGGTTACAAATTTCAGTGCTTCAACCAGGCTAATTATGGCTACGGAGTAGGGGCAGAGTTTTTAAACTATTCAGTTCCTTCTTTTCTCTCTTCGGGTGAATACATGGTTTTAATCGACAACCCGGCAAGGGCGTGGTTTGATATAGGAAAAGAAAAAAGCGATGTGCTTGATTTTGCAAGCACTGGTGGCAATCAAACCTATTATTTTATAAACGGAAAAGATAAGGAAGAAGTACTTGCCAATTATTTCAAACTTACAGGCACACAACCCATGCCACCAATTTGGGCATTGGGTAACCTTCAGTCGCGATTTGGGTACCGTTCGCAGGCAGAAACAGAAGAAGTGGTAAGAGCTATGCTCGAAGCTGGCTATCCGATGGATGCCATCATTATCGATATTTATTGGTTTGGGCAGGAATTGCAAAATGGTTACATGGGAAACCTTGCATGGGATAGCGTCTACTGGCCGGATCCGAATGGAATGATAAAGAACTTTGCTGAACAGGGAGTAAAAACCATTACCGTCTCCGAGCCCTTTTTTACCCGTAAATCGAAGCATTTTAATTTCCTCTCGGAAAATAAGTTCTTAGGCCTCGACAGCACCGGGCAAACCATGACCATGCCTTATTTTTATTTTGGCGATGCCGGATTGATTGATATTTTCAAACCCGAAGCCCGGCAATGGTTCTGGCAACAATACAAACAAGAAAAAGAACGTGGCATTGCCGGCTGGTGGGGCGACCTGGGCGAACCCGAAGTGCATCCGGACGATATGGTGCATGTAAATGGACTGGGCAGGGAAGTGCATGGAGTTTACGGACACGAATGGGTGGCCATGCTTTATGAAAATTATGCCAAAGATTATCCAGACGAAAGGCTATTTAAATTGGGGCGTGCTGGGTATGCCGGATCGCAACGTTATGGACTCATGCCCTGGTCTGGCGATGTAGCCCGCGACTGGTCTGGTTTCAGGGCTCAGAACAATGTCATGCTTGGGATGAGTTTGTCTGGTTTGCCTTATATGCATTCCGATGCAGGTGGATTTGCCATGCACCCACGCGATTCTATACTTTATATGCGCTGGTTGCAATATGCTGTATTCACACCTATTTTCAGGCCTCATGGCGATCCTGGTGCACCACCCGAACCAATATTTTATCACCAAAAGGTGCAGGATATTGTAAAAAAATCAATTCAGCTGCGCTATGCCATGTTGCCCTATAACTACACCCTTGCCTGGAAAGCAGAACAGACAGGGGCACTTATGGCGAAACCAATGTTTTTAGCTTTTGAAGAGCAACAAATTTCCGACACCCTTAGCAATCAGCACATGTGGGGCGATGACTTATTAGTCGCACCTATTTGGTACAAAGATGCCACAGAAAGAGAGGTATTTTTACCAAATGGCGATTGGTATAATTTTTATACCCAGGAGTGGCTGCAGGGAGGTCAGTTTATCAAAGTAAAAGCCGAAGAGGAATCGATACCGGTATTTGCCCGTGGAGGTAGTTTTATTACTTTGTCCGATGCCATGCTGAATACCGACCAATATAATGGAGACCAGCTTACCGTTTACTGTTACCTGAATGCAGAAAAGAACGATTTCACCGGCGAAGTTTATTTTGACAATGGCTATTTAAAAGACGCATACAAGAAGGGTCAATACCAATTGTTACAATTGCAATGCAAGAATCAGGATGAAGGACTGGTTGTTTCATATCAACTCGAAGGTAGTTATGCCGAGGCACCCAAAACCCGTTTCATTGCATTGAAGTTGGTAGGCTTGAAAAAATCACCTTTAGAGGTACTGGTTAATGGACAGGTTGTTAGTTTTAATTGGCAAAATAACATCCTTGAAATAAGTGATTTAACTACAGAAAAGTCTGTAGAAATTAAAGTTCTTTAAAGTTTTTTAACCCGTTGTTAAAGGCGTATTCTTTATGATGCTAGACGATATTCGAATAATATTGTTAACTTGAATTCATAAGCATTTTTAGTAAAGTGGAAAAGCTGGCACTTTTTCTTGAGAAACATTCGATGGCTTGTTTTTACAAGAAATATTGTGGCATAGAGTGTCCTGGATGTGGTTTTCAGCGATCGTTGGCGCACCTTTTAAGGGGCGAATGGTCCGACTCCTTTCATGCCTATCCAGCTTTGATTCCAACCATTCTGATGTTATGTTTTTTAGGGCTTCATCTGATTTTTCGTTTTCCGAAAGGGGCTCGTGTTTTATTAGTAATGTTCTTCATCAACCTGGGTATTATTATCGCGAATTATATCCTTAAATTCATTCAATAAACTATTAATTATGGAAACTTTTAAGAAAACTCTTCCTAATTCAACTCTTGTTCTGGTATTAGGCATTTTATCGATTGTAACCTGCTGGGTATGGGGATTAATTGGTATTGCCCTCGCCATTATAGCGCTTGTAGTATCGAAAAAATCTACCGAAATTTATAATCAGGCTCCCAACGAATACGAGGGATATAGTAACTTAAAAGCCGGTCGTGTGATGGCTATTGTGGGTTTAGCCCTTTCTGCTGTTTATTTACTTATTATTCTTGTGTCGTTAATCTTTTTGGGTGCAGCTGCATTTTCACTGGGTACCTTACTCCAAAACATGTAAAATTTCAATAACAAAATCTGAATAAAAATGGAAGAGCAAAATAATCAACAACAATTGTTCTACAAACAACCACTACCCAATGCCACAGCTGTATTGGTGTTAGGTATTTTGTCTATAGCGTTTTGCTGGTGCTATGGTATTCTGGGAATTATAATGGGAATTATTGCACTTGTCATCTCAACCAATCCACTGAAATTATATAAGGCAGATCCGGAAAAGTGGTCGGGTTACCCCAACCTGCAGGCAGGCCGGGTTACAGCGATCGTTGGTCTCTCTTTATCAGCAATTTTTATCATTATCATATTAATTGCCTTGGCCACCACCGGGTTTAATTTTTCACCTGAATATTGGAAGCAATTTCAGCAATTTTAGGAATTTAAAAAATATCCAAATAAGAATGCCCTGCCGCTAGGCAGGGCATTTTTTTGGCATTGCAAGGCTTTTAGAAAAATGCTGGCGAATAATCAGAGCGATTCGAAAATTTCTACTGCTGCTCGCGATTTATTCAGGGTATAAAAATGAATTCCTGGTGCACCACCTGCCAGTAATTCGCGGCACTGTTGTATGGTATAGTCAACGCCAATCTGATAAGATTTGGATGGATTATCTTTGTATTCTTCCAGACTTAATGCCAACTCAACAGGAATTTTTGTGCCTGACATTTTGGTAAATCTTTCGATTTGCCTGAAAGTAGTTATTGGAATAATGCCTGGTATTATGCGCGAGTGAATTCCCAATTCCCGGGTTTTTTTTACAAAATCAAAGTAAAGCTTATTATTGAAAAAGAGCTGTGTAATTAAAAAATCGGCTCCAGCATCGACTTTGGTTTTAAGGTTCGCCAAATCTTCTTCCATCGAAGAGGCTTCGGGATGTTTTTCCAAATAGCAGGCACCTGCTTTCACAAAATCGTAGTGCTCATCCACAAAGGCTATCAGTTCGCTGGCATGGCGAAAACCATCGGCGGGTGCATTGAAATGTGCTTCATTTTTAGGAGGGTCACCACGCAGTAGCATCAGGTTCTCGATGTGTATCGATTGCAGGTAATTTAAATCTTCTACTACTTTCTGTCGGGAAGCATTGACACAAGTATAATGCGCCACGGTGGTAAGCCCTATTTTATTTTGAAGATAATCAACCAGGTCGAAAGTTTTATGCTGATCGGACCCGCCGGCACCGTAGGTAACGGTTACAAACGAAGGAGAAAGGCGCATAAGTTGCCCCACATTGATGCCAAAATCTACGGCAGAGATTTCATCCTTGGGTGGAAAGAATTCAAAGGAAAAGGACCGGTCCTGAGATAAGAATAAGTCTGTAATCTTCATAATGTGTAATCGATGGGCTTGGTGTCTAGGTTAGTCTATAAATAATTTAGTTCGGTTGCCAGCCATTTTTCTACAGTATTGGCCGAAACTCCTTTTCTTTGCGCGTAATCCTGCACCTGGTCGGATGATATTTTGCTTACATAAAAGTATTTCGATTGAGGATTAGCAAAGATCAAGCCGCTAACCGAGGCTGCCGGCACCATCGAAAAACTCTCTGTGAGGTGTATGCCACTGCCTTCGGCATGCAGCAGATTGAAGAGGGTTTCTTTTTCGGAATGGTCGGGACATGCCGGGTAACCATGCGCTGGCCTGATACCCTGGTACTTCTCAAGTAAAAGATCATCAAGGCTTAGGTTTTCATCCTTGGAGTATCCCCACCATTCTATTCTCACCTTCAGATGAACCAACTCTGTAAAGGCTTCGGCCAGCCTGTCGGCAAGTGCTTTTACCATAATGCTGTTGTAATCGTCGTGGGTGGCTTCAAACTTTTTCACCATTTGATCGACACCTATGCCCGCAGTAAGGGCAAAAGCACCGATGTAATCGATTACGCCCGATTCTTTTGGGGCAATAAAGTCAGAAAGGCAAAGGTTTGGCTGCCCGGCTTCCTTTTTTACCTGGTTGCGCAGGTTGCGGAAAACTGCAAGAGTTTTACTGCGCGATTCGTCGGCGTACACTTCAATGTCGTCGCCCACTGAGTTGGCCGGGAAGAATCCAACCACTCCATTGGCCCGAATAAGATTGCCGGCAATTATTTCATCGAGCAATTTGTTGACATCGTCGAAGAGTTTGCGGGCCTCGCTACCATAGCGCGCATCGTGAAGTATCTCGGGGTATTTGCCTCTTAATTGCCACACGACAAAGAAGAATACCCAATTGATGTATTCCTTAATTTCGGTAAGAGGGTAATCGACATAATTTTTTGTGCCCAAAAATGCTGGTTTTACAGGTCTATTTGCCTGCCAATTGATGCGGAGCCGGTTTTTCCTTGCTTCCTCAATACTTACAAATTCCATTTTTGAACTGGCACTTGCATAGGTTTTTTGTAACTCGATATACTCTTCGCGTATTTGATTTACAAAGCTGTCTTTATTCTCTTTCGATAATAACTGATTAACCACTCCAACGCTTTTCGAGGCATCTTTGACGTGAACAACGGGGGCCCCTGTGTGTGGGCTTATTTTTATGGCTGTATGTATTTTCGAAGTTGTTGCCCCTCCAATGAGCAGCGGCTTGTCGATGCCTTGTTTTTCCATCTCGCGGGCAAAATCGCTCATAATTTCAAGCGATGGAGTAATCAGTCCGCTTAAGCCAATAATGTCGACATTCTTCTCACGCGCAACCTGAATTATTTTTTCTGTAGGCACCATCACACCAAGGTCGATAATTTCGTAGTTGTTACAAGCCAGCACAACGCCTACAATGTTTTTACCTATGTCGTGCACATCTCCTTTCACAGTGGCCAGTAGAATTTTGCCAATAGTTCCATTGCCCTCGCCATCGCTTATTTTTTCTTCTTCAATGTATGGCAGAAGGGTTGCTACGGCGCGTTTCATTACCCGGGCACTTTTTACAACCTGTGGCAGAAACATTTTACCAGAACCAAACAAGTCACCTACCACACCCATGCCATCCATCAGAGGGCCTTCGATAATATGTAAGGCTCGTTGGTATTTAGGACGGGCTTCCAGTACATCGGCTTCGATGTAATCTGCTATCCCTTTTACAAGGGCATAACTTAACCTTTCCTCCACTGGTTTTTCGCGCCAGGCATCAGTTTTGGCTTCCTTTTTATCGGTTTGTTTTACGGTTTCGGCAAATTCAACCAACCTCTCGGTGGCATCGCTCCGGCGATTAAGAATTACATCTTCAACCAATTCCAATAATTCTTTTGGAATATTGTCATACACTTCAAGCAGGGCCGGATTTACAATACCCATATCCATTCCGGCACGCGTACAATGGTATAAAAATGCCGAGTGCATGGCCTCGCGTACCGTGTTGTTTCCTCTGAACGAAAAGGATAAGTTACTTACCCCACCGCTCACTTTGGCGTAGGGAAGGTTTTCTTTAATCCATCGGGTTGCATTGATAAAATCTACTGCATAGTTGTTATGTTCTTCAATTCCTGTGGCTATGGCCAGAATGTTGGGGTCGAAAATAATGTTCTCCGGTTGAAAACCTATTTTCGAAGTCAGGAGTTTGTAAGCGCGCTGGCAAATTTCTATTTTACGTTCAAAACTATCGGCCTGTCCTTGTTCATCGAAGGCCATTACTACCACAGCTGCGCCGTAAAGTTTAATTTTTTCAGCCTGCTGGAGAAAGCTTTCTTCGCCTTCTTTTAACGAAATGGAGTTGACGATGCATTTTCCCTGAACGCATTTCAAGCCTGCTTCGATTACCGACCATTTCGAGGAATCTATCATTACAGGAACACGGGCAATTTCGGGTTCGGTCATTACCAGGTGAAGGAATTTTACCATGGCATATTCGGCATCGATCATGGCATCGTCCATGCAAATGTCGATAATTTGGGCTCCTCCCTCAACCTGCTCACGGGCTACTGTAAGTGCCTGGTCGTATTTTTCTTCTTTAATGAGCCGCGCAAAGGCTTTAGAGCCGGCTACATTGGTGCGTTCGCCTATGTTAATGAAGTTGCTCTCGGGACTTATGGTAAGGGGTTCAAGACCGCTGAGTCGGGTTTTTGGTTCAATAAGCGGAATTTTTCGGTTGTTGTGTTTTTCGATAATTTTTGCGAAAGCCCGGATATGATCCGGTGTAGTCCCGCAGCATCCTCCAATGATGTTGGCATTACCTCCGGTAAGCAGTTTTTCCAATTCAAGAGCCATGTGGTCGGGAGTTTCGTCATAGCCACCAAACTGGTTGGGGAGACCTGCATTCGGGTGTGCACTGATATTAAAAGGGGCTTTCCTGCTCAATTCCTCGATATAGGGCCTCATATCTGCCGCCCCCAATGCGCAATTTAATCCCACACTTAATAGCTTGATGTGTGAGATGGAATTTAAAAAAGCCTCCACGGTTTGTCCGGAAAGGGTACGTCCACTGGCATCGGTAATGGTTCCGGAAACCATAATGGGGAGTTCAGTATTTTTCTCCTTGTAAACCTCGCTGATAGCAAAAAGAGCTGCTTTGGCGTTCAGTGTGTCAAATACCGTTTCTACCATCAGAATGTCCGAGCCTCCATCAATGAGACCATGCACTTCTTCGGCATAGGCGGCTACCATCTCGTCGAAACTAACCGCCCTGTAACCCGGATCATTTACATCAGGCGACATAGAAGCAGTCTTGTTGGTAGGCCCGATGGAACCAACCACAAATCTAGGTTTTTTAGGATTTTTTATGGTAAAGCGGTCGGCTGCTTCGCGGGCTATTTTTGCCGATTGGTAGTTTAGTTCGTAACAGATTTCTTCGAGGGCATAGTCGGCTTGAGAAATTCTGTTCGCGTTAAAGGTATTGGTTTCAATAAGGTCCGATCCTGCTTCGAGGTAGCGCTCGTGTATCTCAATAATTATCTCTGGCTTGGTAATGGATAGCAAGTCGTTGTTTCCTTTTAAATCGATGGCAGTATTCTTAAATCTCTCGCCACGGTAATCTTCTTCGGATAAATTGTATTGCTGAATAAGGCTTCCCATGGCTCCATCGAGCAACAAAACCCTTTCCTTTAATGCTATATTTAGTAGTTCCTGTCTGTTCATTCAGTTTTCGCGTGTTTAGATTGCAAAAATATGAGATTTATCAACATTCACTGCCATAAATGTTCATATTCGATTTAAATCTGGTAGTTACCTGAAAAATTAAATAAATAGGCTTTATCACTAGTAAGATAGATACTGCTTGTATTAATATTAACATCAAACATTTATTCTTTCTATACTCTCATGAACTTTTTACTTGCCAGGTTGGAACCGCGCGGAGTTCATCCCCATTAGGGGAAAGAGGGGTGAGCGTGGGCAGGATTAAAACAAGCCTGTAACTGGTATAATAAAGGCTATCATTAATATTTTTAAGTCTTTGCAAAAAATGCTTCAACCCGTAGCATAATTCTGGTTTTTCGCTTCAATTATAGCATGTTGTAAAGCGAACCATTTGGCTCATTGCATTTATTAGGATAGAATTTTCCTGAGGCTTTCGATGTTTTTGCTGTTGTGAATTTTTTTTGCCTCGGGGGTATATAAAAACTCAATTCGTTCGGCATACCGTTCAGTAATTTTAGGCCTCACCATTTTTAAGGTACTGTTCAGCAATTGATTTTCTTCGGTAAATGCCTGGTCGAGAATGCCGATGGCAGCTGGTAACCAGCGTTGCGGGAACATATCTTCGAAGTGACCTCCGGTGCGGAAGGCATTAATTTCTTTCTCAATGGTTTTTAAAAGATGTTCTTGCCCATGGGAGTCACTTACATCGATATGATGTTGCCGGGCATACCGTTTTAAGGCCTCTGTATTTACTACCATCAAGCACACGGTATAAGGCTTCTGGTTGTTATACAACATACATTGTTCGATCAGGGGCGAGTGGTCGGTAAGTGCTTCTTCAATGCCTTCGGGACTGAACTTTTCACCATCATCCGCAATCAGAAGGCTTTTTGAGCGACCCAATACGTAAAGAAAACCATCGGAATCGAAATAGCCGAGGTCACCTGTATAGAGCCATTCGCCTTTTAATGCTTCCGCCGTTGCTGCCGGATTGTTCCAATAACCTTTCATTACATTTTCGCCCCGAACCACTATTTCTCCTTTTTGCCCCACAGGCATTTGGTTGCCGTCTTCGTCATAAATTTTTACATCCATAAAGTCCGCAATGG
It contains:
- a CDS encoding DUF5110 domain-containing protein, whose amino-acid sequence is MRRFFSIAIFFILISTACSSNHQIDQDTSYIFQNNQLEIATKSGNYKVFAVDEQIVRISFSDSLMSGNRVYGPILHEPIKAKVKRTDSLLVFTTGKVKVEISFSPVHFTFYDLETGIKLEEDKGFHYRDNLTAFSFKLSPGEAIYGTGSRAIPQNRRGYKFQCFNQANYGYGVGAEFLNYSVPSFLSSGEYMVLIDNPARAWFDIGKEKSDVLDFASTGGNQTYYFINGKDKEEVLANYFKLTGTQPMPPIWALGNLQSRFGYRSQAETEEVVRAMLEAGYPMDAIIIDIYWFGQELQNGYMGNLAWDSVYWPDPNGMIKNFAEQGVKTITVSEPFFTRKSKHFNFLSENKFLGLDSTGQTMTMPYFYFGDAGLIDIFKPEARQWFWQQYKQEKERGIAGWWGDLGEPEVHPDDMVHVNGLGREVHGVYGHEWVAMLYENYAKDYPDERLFKLGRAGYAGSQRYGLMPWSGDVARDWSGFRAQNNVMLGMSLSGLPYMHSDAGGFAMHPRDSILYMRWLQYAVFTPIFRPHGDPGAPPEPIFYHQKVQDIVKKSIQLRYAMLPYNYTLAWKAEQTGALMAKPMFLAFEEQQISDTLSNQHMWGDDLLVAPIWYKDATEREVFLPNGDWYNFYTQEWLQGGQFIKVKAEEESIPVFARGGSFITLSDAMLNTDQYNGDQLTVYCYLNAEKNDFTGEVYFDNGYLKDAYKKGQYQLLQLQCKNQDEGLVVSYQLEGSYAEAPKTRFIALKLVGLKKSPLEVLVNGQVVSFNWQNNILEISDLTTEKSVEIKVL
- a CDS encoding DUF2752 domain-containing protein — translated: MEKLALFLEKHSMACFYKKYCGIECPGCGFQRSLAHLLRGEWSDSFHAYPALIPTILMLCFLGLHLIFRFPKGARVLLVMFFINLGIIIANYILKFIQ
- a CDS encoding DUF4190 domain-containing protein; this encodes METFKKTLPNSTLVLVLGILSIVTCWVWGLIGIALAIIALVVSKKSTEIYNQAPNEYEGYSNLKAGRVMAIVGLALSAVYLLIILVSLIFLGAAAFSLGTLLQNM
- a CDS encoding DUF4190 domain-containing protein; protein product: MEEQNNQQQLFYKQPLPNATAVLVLGILSIAFCWCYGILGIIMGIIALVISTNPLKLYKADPEKWSGYPNLQAGRVTAIVGLSLSAIFIIIILIALATTGFNFSPEYWKQFQQF
- the metF gene encoding methylenetetrahydrofolate reductase [NAD(P)H], giving the protein MKITDLFLSQDRSFSFEFFPPKDEISAVDFGINVGQLMRLSPSFVTVTYGAGGSDQHKTFDLVDYLQNKIGLTTVAHYTCVNASRQKVVEDLNYLQSIHIENLMLLRGDPPKNEAHFNAPADGFRHASELIAFVDEHYDFVKAGACYLEKHPEASSMEEDLANLKTKVDAGADFLITQLFFNNKLYFDFVKKTRELGIHSRIIPGIIPITTFRQIERFTKMSGTKIPVELALSLEEYKDNPSKSYQIGVDYTIQQCRELLAGGAPGIHFYTLNKSRAAVEIFESL
- the metH gene encoding methionine synthase; the protein is MNRQELLNIALKERVLLLDGAMGSLIQQYNLSEEDYRGERFKNTAIDLKGNNDLLSITKPEIIIEIHERYLEAGSDLIETNTFNANRISQADYALEEICYELNYQSAKIAREAADRFTIKNPKKPRFVVGSIGPTNKTASMSPDVNDPGYRAVSFDEMVAAYAEEVHGLIDGGSDILMVETVFDTLNAKAALFAISEVYKEKNTELPIMVSGTITDASGRTLSGQTVEAFLNSISHIKLLSVGLNCALGAADMRPYIEELSRKAPFNISAHPNAGLPNQFGGYDETPDHMALELEKLLTGGNANIIGGCCGTTPDHIRAFAKIIEKHNNRKIPLIEPKTRLSGLEPLTISPESNFINIGERTNVAGSKAFARLIKEEKYDQALTVAREQVEGGAQIIDICMDDAMIDAEYAMVKFLHLVMTEPEIARVPVMIDSSKWSVIEAGLKCVQGKCIVNSISLKEGEESFLQQAEKIKLYGAAVVVMAFDEQGQADSFERKIEICQRAYKLLTSKIGFQPENIIFDPNILAIATGIEEHNNYAVDFINATRWIKENLPYAKVSGGVSNLSFSFRGNNTVREAMHSAFLYHCTRAGMDMGIVNPALLEVYDNIPKELLELVEDVILNRRSDATERLVEFAETVKQTDKKEAKTDAWREKPVEERLSYALVKGIADYIEADVLEARPKYQRALHIIEGPLMDGMGVVGDLFGSGKMFLPQVVKSARVMKRAVATLLPYIEEEKISDGEGNGTIGKILLATVKGDVHDIGKNIVGVVLACNNYEIIDLGVMVPTEKIIQVAREKNVDIIGLSGLITPSLEIMSDFAREMEKQGIDKPLLIGGATTSKIHTAIKISPHTGAPVVHVKDASKSVGVVNQLLSKENKDSFVNQIREEYIELQKTYASASSKMEFVSIEEARKNRLRINWQANRPVKPAFLGTKNYVDYPLTEIKEYINWVFFFVVWQLRGKYPEILHDARYGSEARKLFDDVNKLLDEIIAGNLIRANGVVGFFPANSVGDDIEVYADESRSKTLAVFRNLRNQVKKEAGQPNLCLSDFIAPKESGVIDYIGAFALTAGIGVDQMVKKFEATHDDYNSIMVKALADRLAEAFTELVHLKVRIEWWGYSKDENLSLDDLLLEKYQGIRPAHGYPACPDHSEKETLFNLLHAEGSGIHLTESFSMVPAASVSGLIFANPQSKYFYVSKISSDQVQDYAQRKGVSANTVEKWLATELNYL